From one Catenuloplanes nepalensis genomic stretch:
- a CDS encoding peptide-N4-asparagine amidase, with amino-acid sequence MRTVVALVAAATTMTMTPAPASAADPPPPTFGSDWDDPVTAAPPVERPAGRSCTTRIVDTEFRDFTPFTGTFTPPAACRGPWQKVVLTLRGAVAGRQYDRLGYLRVGGVTIFKHSTPQPSPDGIEWTVDKDVTGYAPLLSTPQPVEMLIGNVVDDTYTGVLDITVDLTFHPGRAPGGGADRVIGLTNQHSEGTSLVGDLTVPRNSERLVAEVFATGSGGGCEEYWYLTTPAGADYSCPAEAGPYREVQIRVDGTLAGVAAPFPHVYTGGWSNPFLWYTVPAPRAFDIAPIRYDLTPFAGLLTDGKAHRVEVSVLGVPAGRPGWDVPTAILAWQDPHRRQVTGALTTVGEGPLTNTSVADGRTVTTTGGHSLTTSGYVDTSHGRVSTTVTRAVTNGSVHTWTEGESHDALDATWTDTDSVTTRAGRGRPTTVATQRRYGMDGATTLAPDARLTTTITLTDAATVTGAPGGPVRLSDTYTGEASYLTNVPRPERQGRATTRERYVLLTPHHRYDRTVATEQGRAVRP; translated from the coding sequence ATGAGGACCGTCGTGGCGCTCGTGGCCGCGGCGACGACGATGACGATGACGCCGGCCCCGGCGAGCGCGGCCGACCCGCCCCCGCCGACGTTCGGCTCGGACTGGGACGATCCGGTCACCGCCGCTCCCCCGGTCGAGCGGCCAGCCGGCCGGTCCTGCACGACCCGGATCGTGGACACCGAGTTCCGCGACTTCACGCCGTTCACCGGCACGTTCACGCCACCGGCCGCCTGTCGCGGGCCCTGGCAGAAGGTGGTGCTGACGCTGCGCGGCGCGGTCGCCGGCCGGCAGTACGACCGGCTCGGCTACCTGCGCGTCGGCGGCGTCACGATCTTCAAGCACTCGACGCCGCAGCCGAGCCCGGACGGCATCGAGTGGACCGTGGACAAGGACGTCACCGGTTACGCGCCGCTGCTGAGCACGCCGCAGCCGGTCGAGATGCTGATCGGCAACGTGGTCGACGACACGTACACCGGTGTCCTCGACATCACCGTGGACCTGACGTTCCATCCGGGCCGCGCGCCCGGCGGCGGCGCGGACCGGGTGATCGGCCTGACGAACCAGCACAGTGAGGGGACGAGCCTGGTCGGCGACCTGACCGTGCCGCGCAACTCGGAGCGGCTGGTCGCGGAGGTCTTCGCGACCGGGTCCGGCGGCGGCTGCGAGGAGTACTGGTACCTCACCACCCCGGCCGGCGCGGACTACTCGTGCCCGGCCGAGGCGGGGCCGTACCGCGAGGTGCAGATCCGCGTCGACGGCACGCTCGCCGGCGTGGCCGCGCCGTTCCCGCACGTCTACACGGGCGGCTGGTCCAACCCGTTCCTCTGGTACACCGTGCCGGCGCCGCGCGCGTTCGACATCGCGCCGATCCGCTACGACCTGACGCCGTTCGCCGGCCTGCTCACCGACGGGAAGGCGCACCGCGTCGAGGTCTCCGTGCTCGGCGTGCCGGCCGGCCGGCCCGGCTGGGACGTACCCACGGCGATCCTGGCCTGGCAGGACCCGCACCGCCGCCAGGTCACCGGCGCGCTCACCACCGTCGGGGAGGGCCCGCTGACGAACACCTCCGTCGCGGACGGCCGCACGGTCACCACCACCGGCGGCCACAGCCTCACCACCAGCGGGTACGTCGACACCTCGCACGGCCGGGTGAGCACCACGGTCACCCGCGCGGTCACCAACGGCTCCGTGCACACCTGGACCGAGGGCGAGTCCCACGACGCGCTCGACGCCACCTGGACCGACACGGACAGCGTCACCACCCGCGCCGGGCGCGGAAGACCCACGACCGTTGCGACCCAGCGGCGGTACGGCATGGACGGCGCCACCACGCTCGCGCCCGACGCCCGCCTGACCACGACGATCACGCTCACCGACGCCGCGACCGTCACCGGCGCCCCGGGCGGCCCGGTCCGGCTCTCCGACACCTACACCGGCGAGGCCTCCTACCTGACGAACGTGCCGCGCCCCGAGCGCCAGGGCCGCGCCACCACCCGCGAGCGCTACGTGCTTCTCACCCCGCACCACCGCTACGACCGCACGGTCGCGACCGAGCAGGGGCGCGCGGTCCGGCCGTGA
- the dusB gene encoding tRNA dihydrouridine synthase DusB, with product MTLTLGRYPVDPPVVLAPMAGITNVAFRRLCREQGAGIYVCEMITTIALAHRNPKTERMIEFGPEENPRSMQLYGVDPAITARAVRRIVDENLADHIDLNFGCSVRKITSKGGGAAIPYKRRLFEAIVKAAVDAAAPAGIPVTIKMRKGIDDDHLTYVEAGLIAQEAGVKWVALHARTAAQRYSGTADWEAIARLKEALDVPVLGNGDIWEADDALRMIRETGCDGVVVGRGCLGRPWLFADLAAAFAGRPERVMPSLGEVAAVMRRHAELLSGWYGTERDGVTDFRKHVAWYLKGFPVGTEIRRAMAMASSLTELDDLLGKLDHEAPFPVEALGQPRGRTNSPAHVFLPQGWLADREDDAVPEGAEIDNSGG from the coding sequence GTGACGCTTACGCTGGGCCGCTACCCCGTCGACCCGCCCGTCGTGCTCGCGCCGATGGCCGGGATCACGAACGTGGCCTTCCGCCGTCTCTGCCGCGAGCAGGGCGCCGGGATCTACGTGTGCGAGATGATCACGACGATCGCGCTGGCGCACCGGAACCCGAAGACCGAGCGGATGATCGAGTTCGGGCCGGAGGAGAACCCGCGGAGCATGCAGCTCTACGGCGTCGACCCGGCGATCACCGCGCGCGCGGTCCGGCGGATCGTGGACGAGAACCTGGCCGATCACATCGACCTGAACTTCGGCTGCAGCGTCCGGAAGATCACCAGCAAGGGCGGCGGGGCGGCGATCCCGTACAAGCGTCGTCTGTTCGAGGCGATCGTCAAGGCCGCGGTGGACGCGGCGGCACCGGCCGGGATCCCGGTCACCATCAAGATGCGCAAGGGCATCGACGACGACCACCTGACCTACGTCGAGGCCGGTCTGATCGCGCAGGAGGCCGGCGTGAAATGGGTGGCGCTGCACGCGCGCACGGCCGCGCAGCGCTACTCCGGCACCGCGGACTGGGAGGCGATCGCGCGGCTCAAGGAGGCGCTGGACGTCCCGGTGCTCGGCAACGGCGACATCTGGGAGGCCGACGACGCGCTCCGGATGATCCGCGAGACCGGCTGCGACGGCGTGGTCGTCGGCCGCGGCTGCCTCGGCCGCCCGTGGCTCTTCGCCGACCTGGCCGCCGCGTTCGCCGGCCGCCCCGAGCGCGTGATGCCGTCGCTCGGCGAGGTCGCCGCGGTCATGCGCCGCCACGCCGAACTGCTCTCCGGCTGGTACGGCACGGAGCGCGACGGCGTCACCGACTTCCGCAAGCACGTCGCCTGGTACCTCAAGGGCTTCCCGGTGGGTACGGAGATCCGTCGTGCGATGGCGATGGCCTCCTCACTGACGGAGCTCGACGATCTGCTCGGCAAGCTCGACCACGAGGCCCCGTTCCCGGTCGAGGCCCTCGGCCAGCCCCGCGGCCGCACCAACTCCCCGGCCCACGTCTTCCTCCCCCAGGGCTGGCTCGCCGACCGCGAGGACGACGCCGTCCCCGAGGGCGCCGAGATCGACAACTCCGGCGGCTGA
- a CDS encoding AI-2E family transporter: protein MTWVNTVRRRARSVLADRARDVSLPPFIPSQSGSDLPPVVMMEPAPTTDDLVPRGVRIAGSWAWRIILFVAAGYLLIRVIGLLRVVIIPVAVALLLAALFEPVSARMRRHGVHRSVAAALVLLAALVLVFGGLGLIVQTFIAQYDDLARQVGDGIDEVQAWLTEGPLHLSQGQLNGYVEALQQQISGNQGALTTGAISTAATVGEMLTGFFLVLFTLFFMLRDGGAMWSFLCRLLPSGARLPVARAGHYSWHTLGAYMRATVFVAFVDAVGIGIGLAVMDIPLALPLTALVFLGAFVPVIGATVTGAVAVLVALVAQGPFSALVVLGIVIAVQQLEGHILQPLIMGRAVALHPLAVILAIASGAVLAGVVGSLVAVPLLAVLNTALRYLFDHPDGEPTPDRTPPGTEPADPDTAPEPVETVDPRTLQT from the coding sequence ATGACCTGGGTCAACACCGTGCGCCGCAGGGCCCGGTCCGTGCTCGCCGATCGTGCTCGTGACGTGTCACTGCCGCCGTTCATCCCGTCGCAGTCCGGATCGGACCTGCCGCCGGTGGTGATGATGGAGCCCGCACCGACCACGGACGACCTGGTGCCGCGCGGTGTCCGGATCGCCGGTTCCTGGGCCTGGCGGATCATCCTGTTCGTCGCGGCCGGGTACCTGCTGATCCGGGTGATCGGCCTGCTTCGCGTGGTGATCATCCCGGTGGCGGTGGCGCTGCTGCTGGCCGCGCTGTTCGAGCCGGTCTCGGCCCGCATGCGGCGGCACGGCGTGCACCGCTCGGTCGCGGCGGCGCTGGTGCTGCTGGCCGCGCTGGTGCTGGTCTTCGGCGGCCTCGGCCTGATCGTCCAGACGTTCATCGCGCAGTACGACGACCTGGCCCGGCAGGTCGGCGACGGCATCGACGAGGTGCAGGCCTGGCTCACCGAGGGACCGCTACACCTGTCGCAGGGCCAGCTCAACGGGTACGTCGAGGCGCTCCAGCAGCAGATCTCCGGCAACCAGGGCGCGCTCACCACCGGCGCGATCAGCACGGCCGCGACCGTCGGTGAGATGCTGACCGGGTTCTTCCTGGTGCTGTTCACGCTCTTCTTCATGCTCCGCGACGGCGGCGCGATGTGGTCGTTCCTGTGCCGGCTGCTTCCGTCCGGCGCCCGGCTGCCGGTCGCGCGGGCCGGGCACTACTCGTGGCATACGCTCGGCGCGTACATGCGGGCCACCGTGTTCGTCGCGTTCGTGGACGCGGTCGGCATCGGCATCGGCCTGGCCGTCATGGACATCCCGCTGGCGCTGCCGCTGACCGCGCTGGTCTTCCTGGGTGCGTTCGTCCCGGTGATCGGCGCGACCGTGACCGGCGCGGTCGCGGTGCTGGTCGCACTGGTCGCCCAGGGTCCGTTCAGCGCGCTGGTCGTGCTCGGCATCGTGATCGCGGTCCAGCAGCTGGAGGGTCACATCCTGCAGCCACTGATCATGGGCCGGGCGGTGGCGCTGCACCCGCTCGCCGTGATCCTCGCGATCGCCTCCGGCGCGGTGCTGGCCGGCGTGGTCGGCAGCCTGGTCGCGGTGCCGCTGCTCGCGGTGCTGAACACGGCGCTGCGTTACCTCTTCGACCATCCGGACGGCGAGCCGACGCCGGACCGCACGCCACCCGGCACCGAGCCGGCCGATCCGGACACCGCGCCGGAGCCGGTGGAGACGGTCGACCCGCGAACCCTGCAAACCTGA
- a CDS encoding helix-turn-helix domain-containing protein yields the protein MQLGSRLRALRIAADVTREAAGYSIRASESKISRMELGRVGFKERDVTDLLTLYGVAAPDQAELLALAREANRPGWWQAYSDVLPAWFLNYLDLEQAAELIRSYEIQFVPGLLQTEAYARAVITIGHGRSTKREVDRRVELRMARQSMLTRPGGPRLWAVLDEAVLLRPMGNRTIHREQLEALLKLIEAPTVRLQVVPFSTGGHAAAGGAFSILRFALEEVPDVVFLEQLTGGLYLDRPEDVDEYAAAAGRLFIDATTPARTADAIHRALRDF from the coding sequence ATGCAGCTCGGCTCGCGGCTGCGCGCGCTACGGATCGCCGCGGACGTCACACGCGAGGCCGCGGGCTACTCCATCCGCGCGTCCGAGTCGAAGATCAGCCGGATGGAGCTGGGTCGGGTCGGGTTCAAGGAGCGCGACGTCACCGACCTGCTCACGCTCTACGGCGTGGCCGCGCCGGACCAGGCCGAGCTGCTCGCGCTGGCCCGGGAGGCGAACCGGCCCGGCTGGTGGCAGGCGTACTCGGACGTGCTGCCCGCCTGGTTCCTCAACTACCTCGACCTGGAGCAGGCCGCGGAGCTGATCCGCAGCTACGAGATCCAGTTCGTGCCGGGCCTGCTGCAGACCGAGGCGTACGCGCGGGCGGTTATCACGATCGGGCACGGCCGCAGCACCAAGCGGGAGGTCGACCGCCGCGTCGAGCTGCGGATGGCCCGGCAGTCCATGCTCACCCGGCCCGGCGGGCCGCGCCTGTGGGCCGTGCTCGACGAGGCCGTGCTGCTGCGCCCGATGGGTAACCGGACGATCCACCGCGAGCAGCTCGAGGCGCTGCTGAAGCTGATCGAGGCGCCGACCGTGCGGCTGCAGGTGGTGCCGTTCAGCACGGGCGGTCACGCGGCCGCGGGCGGCGCGTTCAGCATCCTGCGGTTCGCGCTCGAGGAGGTGCCGGACGTGGTGTTCCTGGAGCAGCTGACCGGCGGCCTCTACCTGGACCGCCCGGAGGACGTCGACGAGTACGCGGCCGCGGCCGGCCGTCTCTTCATCGACGCGACCACGCCGGCACGCACCGCGGACGCCATCCACCGGGCCCTGCGCGACTTCTGA
- a CDS encoding type II toxin-antitoxin system VapC family toxin has product MDTNVIILYGGLDQRELPEDIAVSAVTLAELSAGPHHTDDPVERAVRIRRLQDTEAAFEAIPFDTQAARTYGLLVAAVIAAGGKPRGRTADLMIASIAAANRLPLYTTNPADFAGLERLIQIRPVTHPDQR; this is encoded by the coding sequence GTGGACACCAACGTCATAATTCTCTATGGCGGTCTTGACCAGCGCGAACTTCCCGAAGACATAGCGGTCAGTGCGGTCACGCTCGCAGAGTTGTCGGCAGGACCACACCACACCGATGATCCGGTCGAGCGCGCGGTGCGAATCCGACGCCTGCAAGACACGGAAGCGGCCTTCGAGGCGATTCCGTTCGACACGCAAGCAGCGCGAACCTACGGCCTGCTGGTCGCCGCCGTAATTGCGGCAGGCGGCAAACCGCGCGGTCGCACCGCCGACCTCATGATCGCATCGATCGCCGCAGCGAACCGGCTGCCGCTCTACACGACGAACCCCGCGGACTTCGCCGGTCTTGAGCGCCTGATCCAGATCAGGCCCGTCACACACCCCGACCAACGCTGA
- a CDS encoding type II toxin-antitoxin system Phd/YefM family antitoxin, translating into MSDPMPREITQRELRNESGSIMRGVEQGESYTITRNGTPVARLIPLRRRTFVPRDEVKAIFASTPPMDLERFRRDQDATIDQGLFEREQ; encoded by the coding sequence ATGTCCGATCCCATGCCGCGAGAGATCACGCAGCGAGAGCTGCGGAACGAGTCAGGCTCGATCATGCGCGGGGTCGAGCAGGGCGAGTCGTACACCATCACGCGCAACGGAACGCCGGTCGCCCGGCTCATCCCGCTCCGTCGCCGGACTTTCGTCCCACGAGACGAGGTCAAGGCAATCTTCGCGTCAACGCCGCCCATGGATCTCGAGCGTTTCCGCCGCGACCAGGACGCCACGATCGATCAGGGTCTCTTTGAACGAGAGCAGTGA